Within Candidatus Neomarinimicrobiota bacterium, the genomic segment ATGTTTGGACATCAGGACGACCTTGCCTACGGTATCGGTTGGTGGGCAGAGCCTGGTCGATCAGATATCAAGGACGTGTGCGGAGACTATCCCGCTGTATACGGGTGGGATCTTGGCGATATTCAGAACGAAGACAATTTGGACGGCGTCAACTTCAGCAAGATGATTGACTGGATAAGAGAAGCCTACGACCGGGGTGGGATCATCACCATCAGCATGCATCTTGATAATCCGGTCACTGGTGAGAATGCATGGGACAATACGGAGGCGGTATCCAAGATTCTTCCGGGTAAATCACATCACATGAAATACCTAGCCACACTGGACATGATTGCAGATTTCCTGGAGGATCTCAAGACGTCGACCGGGACTTACATTCCCGTTATTCTTCGACCCTATCACGAACACAATCATACATGGTCGTGGTGGGGTGCTGAGAGCTGCACCGCAGAAGAATACAACGCACTCTGGAAGATGACTGTGGAATATCTTCGCGATGATCGTGAGGTACATCACCTGCTCTACGTTATTTCTCCACAGGAAATTGAGAGCACCGATGACTACCTGAAGCGCTATCCGGGCGATGACTACGTAGATATTTTGGGACTGGATTACTACAAATTGTGGGATATATCTTCTGTTACTGATCTGGGAAAAACTCTGGCAACCGTCGCAACACTGGCGGAGCAACGGGGGAAAGTGTCAGCATTGACGGAGGTGGGTATTGAAAATGTCCCGATCTCGG encodes:
- a CDS encoding glycosyl hydrolase, which encodes MKTIGIYLSLNLILFLSGCTSENPDENENSFPVTNNSLVDPGATAETVALYGNLQQLASEGVMFGHQDDLAYGIGWWAEPGRSDIKDVCGDYPAVYGWDLGDIQNEDNLDGVNFSKMIDWIREAYDRGGIITISMHLDNPVTGENAWDNTEAVSKILPGKSHHMKYLATLDMIADFLEDLKTSTGTYIPVILRPYHEHNHTWSWWGAESCTAEEYNALWKMTVEYLRDDREVHHLLYVISPQEIESTDDYLKRYPGDDYVDILGLDYYKLWDISSVTDLGKTLATVATLAEQRGKVSALTEVGIENVPISDWWTNYLLEGINYNDQSKKTAWALVWRNASKDHHFAPYPGHASEEDFLNFFSDPFTVFENDLPDMYE